Below is a genomic region from Henckelia pumila isolate YLH828 chromosome 3, ASM3356847v2, whole genome shotgun sequence.
ttactaagcccttgccaggaccattgtttgacaaacatcgcgaagcaatgggtctacgtagtatgactagttggctatagggcaagtgggagattgaaagagtgggtgcccagtgagccaacttgtggctatgggctttgatgactctttgtacaaacgatcttttgtttaatacaatttacacttttattaatggcaatgactttatctttcttcatattgttatattgtgatatactattgttgttttgataaagaccttgaatatactatagtgtatgtaagatgtggtagaacatggggatgtctatcatgaaatacatcttatagtcactgtatattctaaactgttcctagtcgattgagccgtccgagaataaggataaggatcgctcgagtttgagactagcatttgcgatgcggagtaccacgtttcattggtagggaacatggagatgttcgaagcatgaaaatggatattcataggatgaataatcgaactaccctatccggactttccaagtggttatcacttatcgagtggataaagtccgcggttttggttgtacaccattagtccttactacttgaaacatcatggagactctatatgctagtactgtactttgactcgtttaccgactctatgggggtcatcaggtgtcgggattgggtacagttacaacacatataggagtcgatgcattgttgtcaaggattcaccacatacttgcgagtgtggatatcctatgcgatctgaggagatattagtgtgacaaatctctggccagagtacttgatgtgatttaagaaatggtttcttagtagcacatgcgatgtcactaattggatcttcaagatgtattgtatagttatcgaatcttgagcgactctcgatataccaatggttgttgattcgatcgggatatatggatgaagggaccgtactgtacgctaaccaaaatctactggttcttgtaggcactatcagtgatacctagggaatcatggggcgatgttgctaggcgctttaccatgattcgttgggcaagtcggaaatcgttgttccgagtcacaaggagttgtgagcccacggctagctgtatccctgaaccattgagggtcacacagtgtaatggagttttaatccccgttgagatagttaaatttaaagagttaaatttaatgaataaagaagttggacttcttaaataagagtaagggagtaggatttcctaaaatgacatagggatggacatttttggaaaccactgaattcggattcaggaaaatttatcttgactataaaatgtgcagaaatggtttctgtgcacattggtaaaatcggtttatcaatcggagtcacgatgaattttatattaatttctgaacgtgtgggctttgcttgtcgggcctcaacttatgactaatgggccctaagctgttagtggcctgcattataaataagttattgcagtacagaaattacacacaactggtcattaatttgagagacagaaatcgaaaaaaccctagctctctctcataactattcggccgacccctccctctctgtcagagaattttccggtctgtaattttgaattgcagtcaggaatagcgaatcaaattcgtttattctcttcgcagaaaacttctgatagattttctagtgcaatctatcagagggattaaacctctattcgtggacctgatagaaggagttcatcagttcctgggagatacaagaagcgcagagaaatctgtgtggtgtccaataatctcgcttcgagattgaaggtaaaatttaataattgttatttaattttacacacacttataatttaatcgttgaacggttgatacccacactatggaattgttccatattaaaattttaaacttccgctgcaccgggtatcaatcgtggttgatctgaacgccagttttcaaacaccagaaggagttgaatatgaggcagcgtaggtggttagagttggtgaaggactatgactgcaatattagctaccaccctggtaaagctaatgtggttgcagatgctttgagcaggaagactgcagtgattacctccttgtcagtgtctagaccgttgcaggttgagattcagaggtatggTCTTGAGTTTTATGCGAGTGGTAGAGCTCCCCGTTTGTCTTCCCTTAGTGTGCAGACTACACTTTTTGATCATATCCGTGCAGCGcagtcagttgatgagcagatcaggaagtggagacagagagatgaggagaaaggcagcggtttgtatgctgtggtagatgggattgtgaggtacagaggtagattttgggttcccgcaggtgattctctgcgagttactatcatggcagaggcacatacatcgccgtactcaatccaccctggtagtactaagatgtatcgggatcttcagcagctttattggtggccaggcatgaaaagtgacattgcccgattcgtgtcagaatgcctgacattccagcaggttaaggcggagcatcagagacccgccggtttgcttaagcctctccctattccggagtggaagtgggagaatatctccatggattttgtcgtgggattgccgaagacattgagaggttcgaatgccatttgggtgattgtagaccgtctcactaagtcggctcacTTTTTACCGGTGAGGATGAATTTCACGATGACTCAGttcgcggagttgtatatccgggagatagtcagactacatggtattccagtctccatagtgtctgatagagatccatggtttacttcgtctttttggaagagtcttcattctgctatgggtacgaagctactttttagcaccgcctttcacccgcagactgatggccagtcagagagggtgattcagattttggaggatcttttgagggcatgtgctattgattttcaaggtagttgggagtcgagactaccactagtggaattcgcgtataataacagttttcagtccactattggcatggctccctacgaggcactatatgggaggaagtgtagatctccagtgttgtgggatgagataggtgagagatcagactttggtctagagattgttcagttgaccaccgaggtagtggctaagatccgtgataggatgaggactgcccagagtaggcagaagagctatgctgatcaccggaggagagacttggagttctcggtgggtgatcatgtttttatccgtattgcacccatgaagggtgtaatgaggtttggaaagaaagggaagttggcaccgaggttcATAGGGCCCTTCGAAattttggatagggtaggggtactggcttatagagtggccttgcctcctaaccttgataagatccataatgtcttccatgtgtcgatgttgaggaagtacatctcgaacccatcccatgtgcttagtttggaaccgcttcagctatctcctcacttgacctatgaggagaagcccatccgaattttggatagacaggagagaagactccgtaacaagtcgattccaatgatcaaggtgagatggcagaaccattcggatgaagaggccacttgggaagcagaagcagatatCAGAGTTCGATATCCGAAGCTTTTTggtaagttttaatttcgaggacgaaatttcttattagggagggaggaattgtagcaccaagaacttctaaaatttgaaaatcatgcctaaaattattttcagtatttatattttaaatttcttgaagttaattgtttaagtttcagttaaagttagccttgcttgacttatttgaattaaatgccttgaactgtttagttagtaatttttatccaggcaggcgatgacggtgggcttcggtggtttattttcaagatttttaattttaagattttaagttagaggtaaaaggggggttttggccaaaaatgcaaattttgaacttttaggggtcaaaaagcaattttatcattttcttgggttatttcctaaattttccataaaataggattttattaaatccgggttagtggaatttcaatcaaaatgttgtgagttgaaattttaaatttagaagtttgaaaatagcaaaaagtttgaggtaaaatgttttaatagtacaagtagtacttttgctagtacaagtaaaattttaaaacactacacacaatacactacacttttaatttacactatcattaaaacatttcaattaaaaaaaaaaatcaaaacacaaaccctaactcccaaaccctagccctagccgcccacttctcccctctcccttgaagaagccgtccaacccctccagccgccgcccagccgccgtccgccgccgcctgccgccgtccctgccaccggagaagctcccctaggtgcttagcttggtgtttggttgaagttccactctcatctcctcttcttgttcgaaatttgttggtagattggtgaaggcaagtgtaactatttctttgggctaacattcaagcaatatctacccccacccttaagacttcttgcaataatttcgaaaatgcatgatgttgtgatgttagggtttcgaatttgggcatttaaggggctgatttttgctaaatgtgttatggggttgagtttatgtgatttaatgttgagtatatgtgtaatgacatggatttatatggatgttcttgccaaaattcgaattttcagaatgtataaggacctaaatttcgaaattttgcatgtgtaggggctgaaatttaattgatgttgaagtatttaatggtcttgcattggtcttgattgattgttcaacattttggagttttgatggttaattcttgatgttcttgatatgtgttgtgaaagtgtggattgagtgtagcccaagtgtttgggaaaagtcctaagagaggttatttgaggtgtttgggtgtttggtgtggagataagttgaggaaagtgggctaagtgtttgaattgttggaattggaggtgtgtgagtgtgcagggcagcactgttcacggggcagggcagggtcgtggctgaggtctgggcagggttaggctattccatggtaaagttcatgacgttgtggtcgcgtcgatataaaatgggctcgattcggataagaattgagtgagttatggatttttcaaaattgggtgcaagtgcagatttttcctttgaataggggctgtccgatttttgtgttttgtaaatttgctcttttgatcttttgatgataccacctattccttgggatgatttggagtgtttgttgagtgtcggttcaagcgggacgggttttggataaggcatgacaaagttaagggcttttcggtttacttgctcgagttaagtcaagtttgaggattttgttgggtaagttgtcttctttggacttaggggcagccactcatccaccttaaactcacattttcgagtcgagtcttATGTCTTAAATattgcttattcgtgtgcatttgacgtgttcttgagtttaataaagaaaaaggaagtttacttgtttgcatgccatttaatgtatgagttgagtctttataaatgaaaagggaaaagaaagcaaatatttttaaatgaagtgatctgtttgtgacaagaggggtgttgctaggccgggggatgcctcggtctactcaccaagaggttatagaggttaggcaaggagcaagagacatcttgtttacccttgccacagaggggcaatgtgggatcgggaggcatctcggtctctttgccatagaggggttaagttcgtcgggagaaatctcgtcgtcttgccggcatagtgcactgcagccatgatcatgatcgaaacagagggtcacaaatcagggatcggatttctaagaggaaaaagtaaagaaaagtttaaaagttaaagtttcacaattttagttgactcgttttgcattgatgtcagtctttcagttatgcatgagtctaagttgaatgttatgaaagttaaagtttatcatagtgtgagttcattaatgcatgatttctatatctttctagtttcatgcatattacagtttaagttgagtttttgcatcacgtattttaaacccttgttattatcctagttatgcttgttgagtctttagactcactatgcttgaatgtttgaaggtgaggattttgtggaggagacggaggggcgtgatctactgggatgaggccatcggtagtgcaaggcccagtgaccgttgcttccttttagtttatgtttttccgcacagttatcgaatttgtaataatgaagtattatttgagatcttgtagtatttatagccaggatgtgcattccctgtgctacagcttatgttttgaagtacgttttccgcttttgcaagtttatgattatcgttggaattaattttaaatgctttagtttactttatgctgtaaccgggaggtggttactaggattgcatgtttatgtttaacgcactaaagttttgaagtcaattttctttccttatttaaattgctgtttgagtcttgatggcttatttgttttacaaataggtcatgacaaatttttttaaaaatccgtaattttcctttattttaattatagtctagtagcgagtagttagggtcgtttcaccaccagctcttagcaaccccacgttgctgatgaatgactaacctgattttgcgatcatctgtgtaatcaatgaaatcaaacagctgatcaatattgaaacgaccctaactactagactaaaaataatttaaatgaaaatttgcggatttttaaaaatttttgccatgacttgtttgcaaagcaaataagccatcttaacccagtcaacaattcaaataaggaaagaaaaactgacttaaaaactcaagtgcgctaatcataaacatgcaatcctagtaaccacctcccggttacaacataaagtaaactaaggcatttaaaagttcgcaataatcataaacatgcataggtgtagacatactacaaattcatcaactgtagcacagggaatgcacatcctggctataaatactgaaagtactcaaataactcttcattattacataacagagtaatgtgcggaaaaacgtaaacataaagaagcaacggtcactgggccttgcaccgccgatggcctcatcccagtagatcatgcccctccatctcaacaacagtctcctcacctgcaaacattcaagcatagtgagtctaaagactcaacaagtataaacagtgtaataacaagggtttaaaatacgtgatgcaatagctcaactttaactgtaatatgcatgaaactagaaggtatagaaaacatgcactgatgaactcacgctataaaagactttcaactttcttaacatcaacctcatactttacttaacctcatgcatgactgactgacatcaacgtaagacgagtcaactgaaataatgaaactttaacttttaaacttttcttttccttttctttttcctcatagaaatcagttccttgatttgtgaccctctgtttcgatcatgatcatggctgtagtgcactatgccggcaagacgacgagatttctcccgacgaacttaacccctctgtggcaaggagaccgagataactcccgatcccacattgcccctctgtggcaaggagaccgagattactcccgatcccacattgccctctgtggcaaggataaacaagatgtctcttgctccctacctaaacctctataacctcttggtgagtagaccgaggcatcccccggcctagcaacacccctctttgtcacaaacaaatcacttcattcaaaaatatttactttcttttccttttcattcattaagactcgactcacacctctttaaagcatgcaaaacaagaaaacttcctttcactttatgaaactcaagaacatgtcatatgcacacgaataggcaacctttaagacatgagactcaactcaaaaatgtgggtgtaaggtggatgagtggctgcccctaaaacaaaagaaacacttcactcaacaatttccctcaaacttgacttagcccgagcaagagaaccgtaagaccctaaactttgtcatgccttaaccaaaacccgtcccgcttgaaccgacacttaacaaacacttcaaattacccctaggaataggtggtaacatcaaatgatcaaacgagctaattgacaagacaagaaaattggacagcccctttttacaaagaaaaatctgcacctacacctccaacttaaaagactcataacttggtccaaacttatccgaaataagcccattttataccgacacgaccacaacatcatgaactttactatggtacagccctaacactgcccagacctcagccaagacctgccttgccccgtgaacagtactgccctgcacactcaacaacacccaacttacctctaactcaaaaattcaaccccataaccctctttcctcaacttttctccataccaaacatcaatacacctcaaataacatcacttaggacttttcccaagcACTTGGACAACACCCAACCACACTTTCACCTCACATTtcgaaaacttcaaattttaagCATCAAAAGCCTCAAAATATTGGGTAATCAATCAAGACTCATGCAAATCAATTAAATGCCTCAACTTCATTTCAATTCCAGCCCTTACACAtgcaaaacttcaaaatttagggcacctcacttctgaattttcgaaattatgcaaacccaatcataaaaatccatgccatagcttctaaattcatcatttaatcacataaacacaactcaaatgcaatacttaaaaaaaaaaacagccctACCTCCACTAATTCATGCAAAAAACCGAAccctacatacatatacatcatgcatttcgaaattttgcaaaagaaacttaagggtggggatagatattgcttgaatgaaaGCCCAAGAACAATTTAGACTTGCCTCTACCAAATATCAACCAAAAACCGAAATAAAAGAGGGAAGGGGAGCTGAAACTTCAAGCTAAGCTCCTTGGGAAGCTTCTCCGGCGAGGTAGGCGGCGGTGGACGGCGGCGTCGGCGGCTAGAGGTGGAAGAGAGGGGCGGCCATGAGAGAAATCCAACAaggggaagggggcggctctTGTGTTTAAAATGGGGGCTAGGGTTTCTATTGTGTTGTGtacaagatatatatatatataagagtgtagtgttttgtgtgtgtgtatatgtatCTTGTACTATAAAGGTGCTAAAGGACTTGTAAAAGTGCTTTTGTACTATCACAACTTTTTACCTCAAAACTTTTGCACCTTTAAAAACTTCTAAGTTGAAAACTTTAACTCTaaacattttaattgaaattacactagcccgaatttaataaaatcctattctATGAAAAGTTTAGAaaataatccaagaaaatgataaaattgctttttgaccccttaaaagttcaaaattcacattttttttttgccaaaatcccctttttcctctaacttaaaatcttaaaaaacgaaagtcttgaaaatataccaccgaagcccaccatcgTCACCTGCCGGGATAGAAACTCACTAACtaaacaattcaaggcatttaattcaaataagtcaagcaatgctatctttaactgaaacttaaacaattaacttcaagaaattaaaaatataaatactgaaaataatttttaggcatgatattcaaattttaaaagctcttggtgctacaattcctccctccctaataaggaatttcgtcctcgaaattaaaacttaccAAAAAGCTCCGGATAGCGACTCCTGATCTCTGACTCTGACTCCCACGTAGCTTTAGCCTCCGAATGGTTCAACCATCTCACTCTAACCAtcggaatcgacttgttacggagtctccTCTCTTGCCTCTCCAAGATCCTGTCTGGCCTCTCCTCGTAGGTCATGTGCGGTGAAAGCTGCAAAGACTCATAACTCAGCACATGAGAAGGATTTGAGATATACTTCCTCAGCATGGACACGTGGAAGACGTTGTGCACTCCTGCCAGATTAGGCGGCAAGGCTACTCGATAAGCTAACGTCCCCACTCTATCAAGAATCTCAAATGGTCCTACAAacctcggagataacttccctttCTTCCCAAACCTCATCACACCCTTCATGGGTGCAATACGAATAAAGACATGATCACCTACAGAAAACTCCAAATCTCTCCTCCTGTGATCTGCGTAGctcttctgcctactctgggcagtcctcatcctatcacggatcttagctactacctcggtggtcaactgaacaatcttcggaccaaagtctgatctctcacctatctcatcccacaacactggagatctacacttcctcccataaagtgcctcgtagggagccatgccaatagtggactgaaaactgttattatacgcaaattccactagtggtagtctcgactcccaactatCTTGAAAGTCAATAGCACAAGCCCTCAAAAGGtcctccaaaatctgaatcaccctctccgACTGGCCATCGGTCTGTGGGTGGAAGGCGGTGCTAAAAAGTAGCTTCGTACCCAATGAggaatgaagactcttccaaaaagacgaagtaaaccgtggatctctatcagacactatggagactggaataccatgtagtctgactatctcccggatatacaactccgcgaaCTGAGTCATCGTGAAAGTCATCTTCATCGGTAAAAAGTGCGCCGAAttagtgagacggtctacaataacccaaatagcattcgaACCTCTCACTGTTCTCGGCAATCCCACAACGAAGTCCATGttgatattctcccatttccactccggaatagggagaggcttaAGCAATCCGGCAGGTCTCTAATGCtccgccttgacctgctggcatgtcagacACTCGGACACAAAACGAGCAATGTCACGCttcatgcctggccaccaataaagcTGCTGAAGTGTTGGAAAAACtatgatcagatcaatcagaattgatacccggtgcagcggaagttttaaaattttatatggaatgatttcatatcatgggtatcaaaactttacgattaaattgtgcgtgttaaaattaaataacaattaaatttttaccttgaaatctcgaaacgagattatggacaccaacagattactctactcttgttgtatatcccaggaactgatggacgaacaattcttcaatcaggtccacgaacagaagtttaatccctctgatagattgcactagaaaatctatcagaagtttctacgaagagaattaacgaatttgatccgttaaaccagactgcaaattcaaaattcacaggctggaattttccgagcagagagaggagaggggggcggcggccacttaaaaaaaacagctagggttttcgaaaattttgtgacctctgttgtgtaatttctgtactgcaataacttatttataatgtgggctgctaacagcttagggcccattagtcataagttcaagcctgacaagcaaagcccacatgttcagaaattaatataaaattcatcgtgactcagattgataaaccaatttcaccaatgtgcacagaaaccatttctgcatcttttaaagtcaagataaattttctgaatccgaaatcagtgatttccaaaaatgcccatccctatgtcattttagaaaatcttactcttctactctgatataagaagtcccacttctttattcactaaatttaactctttaaatttaattatctcaacggggattaaaaatccattacttgtgtgaccctcaatggttcagggatacagctagccgtgggctcacaactccttgtgactcggaacaacaatttccgacttgcccatcgaatcatggtaagagcgcctagcaacatcgccccatgattccctaggtatcactgatagtgcctgcaagaaccaatagattttggttagcgtacagtacggtcccttcatccatatatcccgatcgaatcaacaaccattggtaaatcgagagtcgttcgagattcgataactatgcaatacatcttgaagatcaaatagtgacatcgcatgtgctactaagaaaccatttcttaaaacacatcatgtactctggccagagatttgtcacactaatatctcctcagattgcataagatatccatactagcaagtatgtggtgaatccttgacaacaaagcatcgactcctatatgtgtcgtaactgtacccaatcccgacacctgatgaccccaa
It encodes:
- the LOC140888092 gene encoding uncharacterized protein, with product MKGVMRFGKKGKLSPRFVGPFEILDRVGTLAYRVALPPNLAGVHNVFHVSMLRKYISNPSHVLSYESLQLSPHMTYEERPDRILERQERRLRNKSIPMVRVRWLNHSEAKATWESESEIRSRYPELFGKF